The following are encoded together in the Melitaea cinxia chromosome 22, ilMelCinx1.1, whole genome shotgun sequence genome:
- the LOC123664704 gene encoding UDP-glycosyltransferase UGT5-like encodes MFPPEKLKIFTDVISKLPYDVLWKWDDDDLPGRPQNVRLSKWFPQSDVLRHPKIKLFITQGGLQSTDEAITAAVPLVGVPMLGDQWFNVEQYIHHHIGIGLLLETLTEKKLTDAIRTVIDDER; translated from the exons ATGTTTCCACCGgagaagttaaaaatatttactgatgTTATTTCTAAACTACCTTACGACGTTTTGTGGAAATGGGATGACGATGATCTTCCAGGACGTCCACAGAATGTGAGACTTTCAAAATGGTTCCCACAGTCTGATGTATTAC GGCATCCAAAAATCAAGCTATTTATAACACAAGGAGGCTTACAGTCCACTGATGAAGCTATCACTGCAGCAGTTCCTCTTGTTGGTGTACCAATGCTTGGAGATCAATGGTTTAATGTGGAACAATACATACATCACCATATTGGTATAGGACTCTTGTTAGAAACtttgacagaaaaaaaattaacggatGCTATTCGAACTGTAATTGATGATGAAAGGTAA